In Phaseolus vulgaris cultivar G19833 chromosome 7, P. vulgaris v2.0, whole genome shotgun sequence, the genomic stretch TAAATGTACATAGCTCCTCTTTATACAAATTTTGCAGTTCAATACAAACAGCTGGATCCTCAAAATTATGTAACCGCCCTAAAAGTTGCATGAATCTGAACAATCAATTTACTTATGTTGAACACTGATGGAATTTTAACCATTGATCATGCAGCTTCACAGTAATACCCCATTGAGACAAAAAACTCAAAGCTATGATTTTGATGAGATGTCTACGAATTCACCACCCTGGCCACCAGTGAACAATCCTGGACAAAACTACCGGGAAGATGACAAAGAAACTGGTTCAGGAGAGTGGGTTGATAAAGTCATGGTAAACAAGCAAGATGCAAACAAAACTGACAACATCTTAGGCTGTTGGGAAGCAGACAGTGGGAACCTATCCGAGGCCTTTTATCAGAAATATCTTCAAGATTCTTCCAAAATGTACTCAGATGGATCCTACAATATGTTCATGGGGCACAACCAATTTAACATTGCTGGTTCAGATGACATGGATGATCTTGATGATACAACCACTGATTCCTCGGAGCCTGACTTGCTTTGGCAATTTAATAATTCCAAACTTACCAGCATAGCCAATGGTAATGCATCAAAGGCTAGGAGACCTGTCTCGAAGCCAACAAATAGCCCAATATTGAGGTAATGCTGCTTCTTCATGAAAAGACTTACAAAGTTTTTCTCTTAGTGGGAGTTTATTCTGAAAGAAAAAGTCATGTTTTTctgtagtttttttaaaattaagatgAAAGAAACATGCATGTTGATAACTTAATTGATGCAATTTTTGCAGCAAGAATAACATCCATTCTTCTCTTGGTCCTTCACCTTCACGAAAACAACCAAATGGTGTCTTACATCGAACAGGGAGACATCCAGCTCCAATTGACATGAAACGTAAAACTGGTAGTAGAAAGTAAGCATGTTATTTATATGGGACGTTGatgattttttgtttcttttcaattttttagatGGAGAGCTTTTGCAATAATTTTTTGTGGGGTTTATGTTTGTAAGTTTTGTAAGTTGTATTTACACAGATAATGGAGGCAATAACGCCCGTTGCTTCTACCATGGATCAAggatggttttttttttttcatcttacaCTGTAGTTTTTAGGTGATGTAAAAAGTTCAACACCACTGCAATGGTCAAAATTGCAACAATGATCTGATTTGtaaagtatattttttcttgttttggttGCCCCTTTTCTCATCATAATAGGCTTTTAAATTTTCTCCTATTTTTCTCCTCTTCCTGACTCATGTGAGTAAACATGATGGAACGTGAATTTAATTTGTgttagaaattttttattttaaaaagtaaatttgagaaatataaagtaataatttggattagttaataaaaataatcattataaatatatgtatGAAAAGAGTATGGTAAGGAAGAAAGTTTCTCATACAAGATTTATACAAGATTTGAACTATGTAGCATAGATACTGACACGATACGGATACGGACACGAAGatacgtataatttttaaaatgtaagacACGAGGAcatggatctatatattatataattttgaattatataaattgaaaataaatatttatatgcaaaagtatgtttcagattcttttgggagcagaaatatattttccataactggttcaaaagaatttgttccttatttttataatcataataaaaatttatacaataaatttgagtttaaaattgtgttagaaccgtgttaaaaattttaaaaatccaacaaatattttttgaattgaacactttaCCGATAAGTGTCGTACGAGTGTCGACACGGATGCATGCGTGTGTCCAACACGGATACGTTcatttaattaatgttttgaAGCCTACATCAAtccttttaattttagttaatattttaaaattaataacagttctaattttaattaatgttttaaaggTGATAACTTATCATTTTTTGGGAACGTGTATAAAGATCATGTATGAAGTTGTGTGCACCTTAGGGTATCATCTCTAGGGTTACACCTTTGGTTAGGAGTTTAATATATGCCTTATAAAATTCTCTCACTAAAGTGTGTTAAcagaatataaaatttaaaattcaatatcttaaataaaatatggatcataaaaatataaatttaatttttatcttaaaaacaaCTCTTCACTCAATAAGTTCAaacaaaaatagtattaaagttAGATTTTACGAGACTCGTGCATtaaaacaatattaacaatattttttttaaaaaaataatgtgacACAATGACAcccacaaaaaataaattaagatcTCAAGATTTTACAATAGagaagaactaaaaaaaaataagtcaaTATTCTCACATGACcattatttatgaaaattttatgatttaattttaaataatatgctAAATATGATTTTAGATCCATAATTTGCTTCTTGTAAATTTAATTTCCTGTTTTAGTCgcacattttttatatattttttaaatgtgagGCCAGTTTTGATTAAAGATGATGACAGTATTCGTTTTTGCAACTCTTTTCGTTGtaagaacaaattaaattacTCAACAAatggaatttatttttatcaataatgtAATGAATAGTAATAGTATTAGAGAATAAGATAATTGTTAATGTTCTAAAATGGAGGAAAACTTACGTAAATAGTGGGCAAGAGAAACCTAGAAAAATTATAAGTGAACAACAATTTTTATCTGTAAGTCTATTTAAAAAGTTTAGTTAAACCCAAactcacattttaaaaataatatcagaaattattttaaatttatatttagagTCGCCTATAATATGAATTACATATCAATCTAACGTAAGAAGATATATTAGGAAAAGAAAATCTAAATTTCATATCGaatataaattaacttaaaagaaatatataaacgATCAATAACTTACACAAACAAACTAGTAATAAAACATTTAActttaataactttattttatcaaatccttaattttaaaaatgtaacaATGTGATTTTTTAAGGTTCTGCCAAAGTTAAATCCCTcacttttaaaaaatgtaaccATGTGATTCatttatgtatttaaattgatatagtttttttatcggcaataaaatttaaattgatatagTTAATTCTATAAATTGTTATTAAGCATTggttataaattatattatgctTAAATTAAATTGctaacatttatttataaatgattttattgCTAATTGGGGGAAAAGTAGTCACATTactgtatttttaaaaatcaaaagacTCAATTGaacttttttattaagaatGGAACCagattaaataaataagttaataaTAGAAGTAAAAACGCAGTTAAACCAAATATCTATtagtttctcttttttttttcatccggGAACAGAACTGAAGGCATAATAAAAGCCTGGGAGTGATATTATCTGGTGGAACTAATAAATTGTTATCGAAAAtgttaatttgataaatatatagtaaaatattctaatttacaacctttcaaaaaaaaaattatctttttacATTACTTACATTTtcgtaaaaattattttattttctactagAATAATTTGGAGACAACCTATTGGACTCAATTGTTATTGAGGTTCATTATTTTGTGAGTATAGTGTTGGTGAAGAGAGTGAtataaggaaaaagaaaaggtttACACTGTAGTGGTATGGGGCCATGTTATTTGGTGTGTGGGGCAAAATCTAGCACTTAGGATATCTTTGTCCCAAAGACAAGAAGAATAGTTATGAATGTAATGTAATAATATCTGCATATCTGCATAATGTTGAAATTTAGAGTGTGCATCCCTTTCATAATTATTAAtaggtttaattaccttattcgtccCTACATTTAgagttaatatttaatttattataataattttaaaaaaaatatattcaaaaaatGGTAATTTCCGTTAATTCTCAAGGTCATGTATTACTTATGTGGCAGAAAGAATAGTAAAGAGAGTGTTTATGTGGAAGAGAGTGTTTATATGAAAAGATGTGagattgaaaattattattattattattattactattattatttttatttatttatttattattattattattttttagttgtaTGTTCATTATACTTAGTACTACCTATTTTGGAATGTTACAAATCTTGTGCTACATCTTTAGCAAGTATACTGAATTATACCAAATCGTACAAAAGTAATAACCAAGTTGTACAAAAGTAATAAAATGGACAGTGCTAGTATCATTTTCCTAAGATATTTGTGTAATACTAACAAAGTATACAAATTcttattgtttaaattaaataacttaTGAAACTTTATTATAAAGGAGACTATAAAATTTTAAGAGTCACTAAAATACTAAAACAAGTAAACTAACAAGTTCGGGAAGCAAATAGAATGAAGATGTTAGGGTTAGATTTCACTAAACACCAATCTCTTAAAATGTGATACCCAATCAAACACTTTGACTTTCAACATTAACATAAATCATCAAAACTATCTCAAAACTTAATTCTTTAAGTGAAAAGAACCTAAGTTCCTTTGTTAAGCATTAATCCATGGTGTAAGTCAATAAAACAACTTGTTTTAAGATAAATGATTAGAAGATGACCAATAAATAATATACTTATTTCTAGATACACGGTACATTGGGTGTTTAATCTCAATTGAAGACAATGAGAGTATTTTTAAATTACCAACAAAAACCTAGAAGGAAAGTTATGGGTGATGTCCCAGCAACGCaaagtacaaaaataaaacattaatgttaaataataaagaagattatatatatatatatatatatatataaagtttaatGTAGTTGCATCTAACCAAAAAGAAGTTAGTTACTTATTCATGATgagaaaaaattaagaaaatagaTTGAAGAAACATGTAAATATAATGAAAGTTTTCAATTGACCACCCATTATGTGTGAGAAActtccttttttttcaaaaccCTAGCTCTCAACCCCACATACATGAATGATCGATGgatcaaaatcagttttaaattagctcattcttcaaagttttactacaaattctttttttttttttcaatggaaaattatatatttctattcatatgttcaaaaagaaaaaaatattaaacttaatCTTATGTGAGTATGATGAAGATTAAGACTATCCAAAATAGAGCTTGAGAACATGTTATATGGGAGAAAGTTAAGGTGAGTTGGTATGGTTTTATATGGTTGAAATTAGTGGTGACAAGAAAATAGTCCTTCCCACCGTAACCTAGTTATGAATAGCTGTTTAGCAATTACAACATGTTTAACATGAGAAAACCACTTACCCGACACTAGGACAGGAATCTTTTAACCTTCATTCACTCCCATAACTCCTTATAGTACTTCTCATCCCATCACAAACAAAGTAATTCATCATAGCACAGACATTAGTTTTGTTTTGTTGTGTCTATTCTCTTTAGAATGAGGTGTAAATGTAAGTTTGATGTAAACATTTCTTGCAGACACTAGAGGCTTTCCTTTCCCACTTAGTCTGAAATGTCATcctttattctaaattttatcaATCCAAAAAAAGATGCAATATCAAGAAATAATGAACAAATATGGTCTAAAATAAAGAGACTTATGCAAATAAAACCTTGATTTTGCCAAAACCAGAACATCAACATCCTCACAATGCCCAGCCATGGACAAGAAAATCATGTAGCACTCCATATTATACATGGTGAAAGCAAATAGCGTCTTAGGCTGTACACCAACAACAAAAATTTCTTTTACATGAATGAAGAAATCGAGGTTGTACATAAATAGACTATTCAGAATTGACACCACTCTAGATGGACTTTTCATGCACAGACAAGAGGAAGGTTCATTGAAATGTTGAAGAGAAAGAACATCTTTACATCaagaattttcttttattgGAAAATTGTAATGAAGTTCCTGATGGAATATGAATGTTGTGTCTCATGTACAGGTTGAATCAAAGGAATGACTAGATTCTTAGAGATGGTTATCTCATGCGCTTGAGACATAACTAGACGACGGATGTAGAGAAGAAAAGCTGGACGAAAAGTTTGACTGCGTGTTCAGCAGGTTAGGACATGGCTCAGGAAACACATCCTGAGAGACTCCCATTACATTAGAACAAAACCACGAAGAAGATGACTCAGAACCAGTAGAAAAAGTCACGTTTGAAAGGAAGATAGGAGTGAAGGGTGAATCAACTATTCCAGAAAAATTCCCAGCAATAGCAACATTTGCACCAATCACATTCTCAAAAGTAATGTTACCAACAACAGGAACTGCATTAGGATCATACTTGTCATCTGGATGGGAGCCAGAGAATCCTGTCATGCCGATTCCCAAGTAAATATTTTCCAATTTTGTGTCAGAAATTAAGATGTTTCTCATATAGCCACCTCGACCCCTAGTTGTCTTCAGTTCAATGCCAATTGTCGAGTTTATAATATGGAGATCCTCTGCAATTATACCAGATATGCCTCCAGACATCTCGCTTCCAAATGCTAGGCCAGCACCAGATGATGATTGTAGATGAACACCCCTGATGTGGACGTTCGAGGTTGATTTTCCATAGGCAACTCCATATTGATCCCAACCACTCTTCAGCACAATTGCATCATGACCAGTGCTAATATTGCTGTTGTCAATGCAAACATGGTCGGAAGAATCTGCAAGCAGCAAATACTAATGAGTTCATCTAGAAAAAAACAGTTTACTTCCAAGAAACCAATGTACGCTCACTACATGACTAAACCTAGTTTGGAATGTaaaaacataaagaaaaatcttttaaaattgcATAAACAAATTAGAAAACTTGTGAAATGGAATACACCAACTATGAGAATTGAGAAAGGTACTTTCTTCATTTGTACTTAGAACTCTTACTGctagttaaataaaaaatttagacaAGTAAAAGGTTCATGGTTCAAATGTGAGGGTTTGTATTACATAAACAAATCTGAAGTCACAACACAAGTAATAATTTATCAATTTACCTGGAACTATACCACTTGTGTAAGGGAACTCGGTTGGAGCATGAGCTGTTATGTTTTGGATTCGAACATTGCTGCATGCATTGTGAAAGAtacatataaaacaaaatagttccatttaaaaaataagtcaGAGACAGAAACATGAACCACTTGTACCTGCAATACACTGGATGAATGCTCCAAGCAGGAGAGTTTAAAAAGGTCAAATTTGAGATT encodes the following:
- the LOC137830234 gene encoding probable polygalacturonase, coding for MKRLVTVLLLIVLSTALGGKDDHGPCKQEVLNPRPHSVSILEFGAVGDGKTLNTVAFQNAVFYVKSFADKGGAQLYVPSGRWLTGSFNLTSHLTLFLERGATIIASQDYAHWPAVDPLPSYGRGIDVPGGRYCSLIYGRNLSDVVITGDNGIIDGQGSVWWDLIRTHSLNYSRPHIIELVGSDNIVISNLTFLNSPAWSIHPVYCSNVRIQNITAHAPTEFPYTSGIVPDSSDHVCIDNSNISTGHDAIVLKSGWDQYGVAYGKSTSNVHIRGVHLQSSSGAGLAFGSEMSGGISGIIAEDLHIINSTIGIELKTTRGRGGYMRNILISDTKLENIYLGIGMTGFSGSHPDDKYDPNAVPVVGNITFENVIGANVAIAGNFSGIVDSPFTPIFLSNVTFSTGSESSSSWFCSNVMGVSQDVFPEPCPNLLNTQSNFSSSFSSLHPSSSYVSSA